The following coding sequences lie in one Oncorhynchus masou masou isolate Uvic2021 chromosome 20, UVic_Omas_1.1, whole genome shotgun sequence genomic window:
- the LOC135507092 gene encoding uncharacterized protein LOC135507092 isoform X1: MALKGYTKQKNKTNSPYYLENILETNEHPEDHKEYVMFHGTTKEATELIKKNGFTPSREELGPGVYVSRDIGKAIQYPLGVSNNKRRVLKVKVDVGKVKIIDQQNHPMQETWHTEHGYDTAWVPPGVSMVLSNQQGNCVYDPKRIKVMQVMKVKENNISRHRHLQSGVTPEDSHVYVMYHGTSKQIAVKIQRNGFEPSKDGMLGAGVYLSRDIRKAIKYPIGADDSDKMVLKVKVDVGRVKVIDVQGHDRQYDWHTYGYDTAWVPPGVGMVPSNQQENCVYDPKRIKVMALLKVAILKKLNPSLEVES; encoded by the exons ATGGCTTTGAAGGGGTACACCaagcagaaaaacaaaacaaattcaCCATACTACTTAGAAAACATTCTTGAGACCAATGAGCATCCAGAGGATCACAAAGAATATGTGATGTTCCACGGCACCACAAAAGAGGCTACAGAGTTGATAAAGAAGAATGGTTTCACACCATCAAGAGAAGAACTTGGGCCTGGTGTGTATGTCAGTCGAGACATCGGAAAAGCAATTCAATACCCCCTTGGTGTTTCCAACAATAAGAGAAGAGTACTAAAAGTCAAAGTGGATGTAGGGAAGGTTAAAATCATAGATCAACAGAACCACCCCATGCAGGAGACCTGGCATACCGAGCATGGATATGACACGGCCTGGGTTCCCCCAGGGGTCAGTATGGTGCTGAGCAACCAACAGGGGAACTGTGTCTACGACCCAAAGAGAATCAAAGTCATGCAGGTCATGAAAGTAAAAGAAAACAACAT ATCTCGACACCGTCATCTTCAGAGTGGAGTCACCCCTGAGGACAGCCACGTCTACGTGATGTATCATGGAACATCAAAACAGATTGCTGTGAAAATACAGAGAAATGGATTCGAACCTTCCAAAGATGGTATGCTTGGTGCAGGTGTCTACCTCAGTCGAGACATCCGAAAAGCCATTAAATACCCCATTGGGGCCGATGACTCAGACAAGATGGTTCTGAAAGTGAAGGTGGATGTTGGCAGAGTTAAAGTCATTGATGTGCAGGGTCACGACAGGCAATACGACTGGCACACATATGGGTATGACACTGCCTGGGTTCCACCTGGTGTTGGCATGGTGCCGAGCAACCAACAGGAGAACTGTGTCTACGACCCAAAGAGAATCAAAGTCATGGCATTGCTGAAAGTAGCCATCTTGAAAAA GTTAAACCCGTCACTGGAGGTTGAGTCTTGA
- the LOC135507093 gene encoding uncharacterized protein LOC135507093: MLTRACLRKMKPNSPYLDNFLYTGEHPEDQRTYVMFHGTSVEAAELIKKNGFILSRADISMLGAGVYVTRDIQKACEYPLGVSNSKRRVLKVRVDVGKVKIIDQQDHPMQKTWHTEHGYDTAWVPPGVDMLESNRQENCVYDPKRIKVMEVMKVNKKTISRYRHLESGVTPEDSHVYVMYHGTSKQIAVKIQRNGFEPSKDGMLGAGVYLSRDIRKVIRYPRGSSDSNRMVLKVKVDVGKVKIINKQGHDMQYNWHTKHGYDTAWVPPGVGMVNSDQEEDCVFDPKRITVLTMLKVSTMKMLNPSL, from the exons ATGTTGACTAGGGCTTGCCTGAGGAAAATGAAACCAAACTCTCCATACTTAGACAACTTTCTCTACACTGGTGAACATCCTGAGGATCAAAGAACATATGTGATGTTCCATGGCACCTCAGTAGAGGCTGCAGAGCTGATTAAGAAGAATGGCTTCATACTATCAAGAGCAGATATCAGCATGCTTGGTGCTGGTGTTTATGTTACACGGGACATTCAAAAAGCCTGTGAATACCCTCTTGGTGTTTCCAACTCTAAGAGAAGAGTACTAAAAGTCAGAGTGGATGTAGGGAAGGTTAAGATCATAGACCAGCAGGATCACCCCATGCAGAAGACCTGGCATACCGAGCATGGATATGACACCGCCTGGGTTCCACCAGGAGTCGATATGCTAGAAAGCAACCGACAGGAGAACTGTGTCTACGACCCAAAGAGAATCAAAGTCATGGAGGTCATGAAAGTAAACAAAAAGACCAT ATCTAGATACCGTCATCTTGAGAGTGGAGTCACTCCTGAGGACAGCCACGTCTACGTGATGTATCATGGAACATCAAAACAGATTGCTGTGAAAATACAGAGAAATGGATTCGAACCTTCCAAAGATGGTATGCTTGGTGCCGGTGTCTACCTCAGTCGAGACATCCGAAAAGTCATTAGATACCCCCGTGGTTCTTCTGACTCAAACAGGATGGTTCTGAAAGTGAAGGTGGATGTTGGCAAGGTTAAGATCATTAACAAACAGGGTCACGACATGCAATACAACTGGCACACTAAGCATGGGTATGACACTGCCTGGGTTCCACCTGGTGTTGGCATGGTGAATAGCGACCAAGAGGAGGACTGTGTTTTCGACCCAAAGAGAATCACAGTGCTGACAATGCTGAAAGTGTCCACCATGAAAAT GTTAAACCCGTCACTGTAG
- the LOC135507092 gene encoding uncharacterized protein LOC135507092 isoform X2: MFHGTTKEATELIKKNGFTPSREELGPGVYVSRDIGKAIQYPLGVSNNKRRVLKVKVDVGKVKIIDQQNHPMQETWHTEHGYDTAWVPPGVSMVLSNQQGNCVYDPKRIKVMQVMKVKENNISRHRHLQSGVTPEDSHVYVMYHGTSKQIAVKIQRNGFEPSKDGMLGAGVYLSRDIRKAIKYPIGADDSDKMVLKVKVDVGRVKVIDVQGHDRQYDWHTYGYDTAWVPPGVGMVPSNQQENCVYDPKRIKVMALLKVAILKKLNPSLEVES; the protein is encoded by the exons ATGTTCCACGGCACCACAAAAGAGGCTACAGAGTTGATAAAGAAGAATGGTTTCACACCATCAAGAGAAGAACTTGGGCCTGGTGTGTATGTCAGTCGAGACATCGGAAAAGCAATTCAATACCCCCTTGGTGTTTCCAACAATAAGAGAAGAGTACTAAAAGTCAAAGTGGATGTAGGGAAGGTTAAAATCATAGATCAACAGAACCACCCCATGCAGGAGACCTGGCATACCGAGCATGGATATGACACGGCCTGGGTTCCCCCAGGGGTCAGTATGGTGCTGAGCAACCAACAGGGGAACTGTGTCTACGACCCAAAGAGAATCAAAGTCATGCAGGTCATGAAAGTAAAAGAAAACAACAT ATCTCGACACCGTCATCTTCAGAGTGGAGTCACCCCTGAGGACAGCCACGTCTACGTGATGTATCATGGAACATCAAAACAGATTGCTGTGAAAATACAGAGAAATGGATTCGAACCTTCCAAAGATGGTATGCTTGGTGCAGGTGTCTACCTCAGTCGAGACATCCGAAAAGCCATTAAATACCCCATTGGGGCCGATGACTCAGACAAGATGGTTCTGAAAGTGAAGGTGGATGTTGGCAGAGTTAAAGTCATTGATGTGCAGGGTCACGACAGGCAATACGACTGGCACACATATGGGTATGACACTGCCTGGGTTCCACCTGGTGTTGGCATGGTGCCGAGCAACCAACAGGAGAACTGTGTCTACGACCCAAAGAGAATCAAAGTCATGGCATTGCTGAAAGTAGCCATCTTGAAAAA GTTAAACCCGTCACTGGAGGTTGAGTCTTGA